The following proteins are encoded in a genomic region of Arachis stenosperma cultivar V10309 chromosome 4, arast.V10309.gnm1.PFL2, whole genome shotgun sequence:
- the LOC130976297 gene encoding cinnamoyl-CoA reductase 1, with translation MSSHQTTTDSELVCVTGANGFIGSWLVHTLLHHHPRYTVNATVFPGSDYSHLLTLHPDANSRIKIFPADILDAAAISAAISGCSGVFHVASPCTLDDPADPENSLLRPAVQGTLNVLEAAKRTNARRVVLTSSISAMVPNPNWPPNKPFDEDSWTDVEFCKKRGKWYPVSKTAAEKAAWELMEKNGGADVVAVLPSTCLGELLQKELNASSAVLQRLMTGSRDTQEHYWLGAVHVRDVARAQVLIYETPSAAARYLCTNGIYQFSSFAKILSELYPDFPIYRFPEETQPGLTPYKDAAKRLIDLGFVFTPVEDAVREAVESLIAKGFLQRIPSQN, from the exons ATGTCGTCTCACCAAACCACCACTGACTCCGAGCTCGTCTGTGTCACCGGTGCAAACGGCTTCATCGGTTCCTGGCTAGTCCACACcctcctccaccaccacccACGCTACACCGTCAACGCCACCGTCTTCCCCGGTTCCGATTACTCCCACCTCCTCACCCTCCACCCTGACGCCAATTCCCGCATCAAAATCTTCCCCGCCGACATCCTCGACGCCGCTGCCATATCCGCCGCAATCTCCGGCTGCTCCGGCGTCTTCCACGTCGCCTCCCCCTGCACTCTCGACGACCCCGCAGACCCGGAGAATTCCCTCCTCAGGCCTGCCGTCCAAGGAACCCTAAACGTCCTCGAGGCCGCGAAGCGAACAAACGCGCGGCGCGTTGTCCTCACGTCCTCAATATCCGCCATGGTTCCGAACCCTAATTGGCCTCCAAACAAACCTTTCGACGAGGATTCCTGGACGGACGTTGAATTCTGCAAGAAGAGGGGGAAGTGGTACCCAGTGTCGAAGACAGCGGCGGAGAAGGCGGCGTGGGAGTTAATGGAAAAGAACGGCGGCGCTGACGTGGTGGCAGTGCTTCCGTCGACGTGTCTTGGGGAACTGCTGCAGAAGGAGCTGAATGCAAGCTCGGCGGTCCTGCAGAGGCTGATGACGGGGTCGAGGGACACGCAGGAACATTACTGGTTGGGTGCAGTGCACGTGAGGGACGTTGCTAGGGCTCAGGTTTTGATCTATGAGACTCCTTCTGCTGCTGCTAGATACTTGTGTACCAATGGTATCTACCAGTTCTCTAGCTTTGCAAAGATTCTCTCTGAGTTGTACCCTGATTTTCCTATCTACAG GTTCCCTGAAGAAACTCAACCTGGCTTGACACCATATAAAGATGCAGCAAAGAGACTAATAGATTTGGGTTTTGTGTTTACCCCAGTTGAAGATGCTGTGCGAGAAGCAGTGGAGAGCCTCATAGCTAAAGGTTTCTTGCAGAGAATACCCTcacaaaattaa